A DNA window from Theobroma cacao cultivar B97-61/B2 chromosome 5, Criollo_cocoa_genome_V2, whole genome shotgun sequence contains the following coding sequences:
- the LOC18597412 gene encoding uncharacterized protein LOC18597412: MKCVKTHCLPLPLRSPSPSPPLFLFGSTQLKTWSPQLSFSTPRRSRRSRLPRNPNYDNHNLSLRRSIEFQNSPDNPNVKLVLDFDQISSLSSSKLNRLISFSTDAFQDLRNLVQIDPDTRTLQLSCRKSTLQFLAAFLTCGFVIVFAFTVLVKLGLGLKARFRPKHKVIVRRDRSLGGREVIVGTKRDGGDPPSFRALDNPLSLSTARPLSTKTNYPRLQVQLGDKLPKWWPEMDSVPKEGSVFNSEYYQTQANRLIRAIIDSRLGGKDITEEDIIQLRQICRTSGVRVSIDTTNTRNSFYRVSVELVLNVCCRAPSQSTHVQIDGEDARQFLAGLAENIGLDNTRAARMVSAGVAARTRFIFLQAWAFEMQGKHSEAMLELSKICLVHRIFPPEESSPEMEMVARGLEKLLKVEQRELLMGMLVRVCSGESRRSAAEALGLVC, from the exons atgaagtgtgtgAAGACCCACTGCCTCCCCTTGCCCTTGCGttctccttctccttctcctCCTCTGTTTCTGTTCGGCAGCACCCAACTTAAAACATGGTCGCCGCAGCTCTCCTTCTCCACTCCACGCCGTTCGCGCCGTTCTCGCCTTCCAAGGAATCCAAACTACGACAACCACAACCTTAGCCTTAGACGGAGCATCGAGTTCCAAAACTCCCCAGACAACCCCAATGTCAAATTGGTCCTCGATTTTGACCAGATTTCTTCCCTGTCTTCTTCCAAGTTAAACCGCCTCATCTCTTTCTCCACAGACGCTTTCCAGGACCTCCGAAATTTGGTTCAAATCGATCCTGATACTCGGACCCTTCAACTATCCTGCCGCAAGTCCACCCTTCAATTTCTTGCTGCCTTCCTCACTTGTGGCTTCGTCATTGTTTTTGCTTTCACAGTCTTGGTGAAGCTGGGGTTGGGCTTGAAAGCTCGCTTTAGGCCTAAACACAAGGTTATTGTTAGGAGGGACCGGAGTCTTGGAGGAAGAGAGGTGATTGTAGGGACAAAGAGGGATGGGGGTGACCCTCCTAGTTTCAGGGCTTTGGACAATCCATTATCCTTATCCACGGCTCGGCCTCTTAGCACCAAGACCAATTATCCACGCCTCCAAGTCCAGCTCGGGGACAAGTTGCCAAAATGGTGGCCGGAAATGGATTCAGTGCCCAAAGAAGGTTCCGTCTTCAATTCCGAGTACTACCAGACTCAGGCCAACAGATTGATCAGAG CAATCATCGACAGTAGATTGGGTGGAAAGGACATTACCGAGGAGGACATAATTCAA TTGCGTCAAATATGCAGGACATCTGGTGTACGGGTCTCCATTGACACAACAAACACTCGGAATTCATTCTATCGTGTGTCTGTTGAGTTGGTTTTAAATGTTTGCTGCAG GGCGCCAAGTCAATCTACCCATGTTCAGATTGATGGTGAAGATGCTCGGCAATTCCTTGCTGGGCTAGCTGAAAATATTGGACTTGACAACACCCGTGCTGCCAGAATGGTATCTGCTGGTGTTGCTGCACGCACAcgctttatttttttgcagGCTTGG GCTTTTGAAATGCAAGGTAAACATAGTGAAGCAATGTTGGAACTGTCGAAGATATGTCTTGTTCACCGAATCTTTCCTCCTGAAGAGTCCTCT CCTGAGATGGAGATGGTGGCCCGAGGATTAGAGAAGCTTTTGAAGGTGGAGCAGAGGGAACTGCTGATGGGAATGCTGGTCAGGGTTTGTAGCGGAGAAAGTCGTAGAAGTGCAGCAGAAGCTCTGGGTTTGGTCTGTTGA